From one Lycium ferocissimum isolate CSIRO_LF1 chromosome 7, AGI_CSIRO_Lferr_CH_V1, whole genome shotgun sequence genomic stretch:
- the LOC132063062 gene encoding uncharacterized protein LOC132063062 encodes MENDCSKFVQKYHKCQIHGDWIKVPPTELNAMTSPWPFAAWGMDVIGPIEPAASNKHRFILVVVDYFTNWVEATSYASVTKKVVADFVRNNIICRFGIPESIITENGAILKSHLMKEMCAQFRIIHRNSTAYRPQMNGAVETANKNIKKILKKMIDNYKDWHEQLPYALLGYHTTARTSTGATPYLLVYGTEAVIPVEVEIPSLRIIQEAELDDAEWIRKRYEQLALIDEKRIIVVCHSQLYQQRMARSFNKHVRTRVF; translated from the coding sequence atgGAGAACGATTGTAGCAAGTTCGTCCAGAAATACCACAAGTGTCAAATTCATGGAGATTGGATAAAGGTTCCTCCGACAGAATTGAATGCTATGACGTCACCTTGGCCATTCGCcgcttggggcatggatgtcatTGGACCAATTGAGCCAGCTGCGTCTAACAAACACCGCTTCATTCTGGTCGTCGTAGACTACTTCACCAACTGGGTAGAAGCGACATCTTATGCATCAGTAACAAAGAAAGTAGTCGCAGATTTTGTGcgcaacaacatcatatgccgaTTTGGTATCCCAGAATCAATCATAACAGAAAATGGGGCTATTCTGAAAAGCCACTTGATGAAAGAAATGTGTGCGCAGTTCCGAATCATTCATCGAAATTCAACCGCATACCGGCCACAAATGAATGGGGCTGTGGAAACCGCCAATAAAAACATCAAGAAGATCCTCAAAAAAATGATTGATAACTACAAAGATTGGCATGAACAACTGCCATATGCATTACTGGGGTATCACACTACTGCCAGAACTTCAACTGGGGCCACTCCGTACCTGTTGGTGTATGGCACTGAAGCAGTAATACCAGTCGAAGTAGAAATCCCTTCACTTCGGATAATACAAGAAGCTGAGTTGGACGATGCGGAATGGATCCGCAAAAGGTATGAACAACTGGCTCTGATAGATGAAAAGCGAATTATTGTCGTTTGCCATAGTCAATTGTACCAACAAAGAATGGCGCGATCTTTTAACAAGCATGTGAGAACTAGGGTTTTTTAA